The nucleotide window GTCGCGGGCCCGGTAGGCGCGCTGGTGGCGCGCTCCGTGAAGGTGCCCAAGCCGCCCTTCTCCTGGAAAAGCATCAGGGGTCCGTGGTTCGACAACAACCTGGCGGTGCTTGAAGACACCGACGACGGACTGAGCCTGCGATGGGCAACCGGCGTGACTGACGGTGATCCCCACTCACCCCGTCTGAAGGAAGTGGCAACCTACACCGCTGCTCCACGAGGGTCGGGATCCCGCGGGTAGCCGGTGCGCTAGATCTCGACGCTCTGACCGGGCTCCAGATGCTCGAAATCCGTCCCGTAGTGCTTCCCCAGCCGGGAGACGTGGCCCTCGACCATCGCCAGCCCGGTCCCGTTCAGCAGCGCGTCATGAATCTGGTGTGCCCTCGGCGCGCGGACGGCGGTGACGAAATCGATCACCTCGGCGGTCTTCGACCACGGCGCGTGAACCGGCACAAGCAGCGTCTGCACCTGCACTCCGTGAGGAACGATGAACGAATCACCGGGGTGGTAGAGGGCGCCGTTGATCAGGTAACCGATATTCCTCACCACCGGGATGTGCGGATGGATGAGGGCGTGTTGTCCGCCGAAGGTCTGTACCGAAAAGCCTGCGATGGTGTAGCTCTGTTCCGGTTCGACGGAATGCACGCGGTCGGCGGCGCGATCGCCGTCCAACGCCTCCCTCAACTGGGCAGCAACACCCTCAGGGGCATATACCTCCAGCGTAGGGTCGGCGCGGACGGCCGTGGCGATTCGGTCCCGGTCGAAGTGGTCGGCATGTTCATGGGTGATCAGGATCGCTGCCGCACCGGACACTGCCTCCTCGACCTCGGAGAAGTTCCCGGGATCCAGGACGACGGATGTCCCGTCCTTCTCGAGCCGGACGCACGCGTGGGTGTACTTCGTGAGCATCATGCGCCCAGACTATCGCCGACGCCCCAACTCCGTCTCCGGTTCCGGTTCCGTTTCCGTTTCCGTTTCCGGGCAACGGATCAGTACATGCGCCGGTGCTACCCTTGACGCGGGTTCAATCCGGAAGATCAATCCGGCAATCCACGGCAGATTCCGAGAGTGAGGTGACTCAGGCAGACATGTCAACTGAAGCAGGTCAGCCCACGCGCAAGGGCTCGGAGCAGCGTGTTACACGGCAACGCCGTGCGGTCAGCGCAACCCTCGATGAGCTGGACGACTTCGTCAGTACCCAGGAGCTGTACCGCAAACTCCACGAGCGGGGCGAGTCGGCCTCACTGGCGACCGCCTACCGCATCCTTCAGTCGATGGCCGACGACGGCCTCGTGGATGTGCTGCGGAACGGCGAGGGCGAAGCCGTCTACCGCCGGTGCGCCGTCGAACACCACCACCATCATCTGCTCTGCCGCAGGTGCGGGC belongs to Arthrobacter tumbae and includes:
- a CDS encoding MBL fold metallo-hydrolase codes for the protein MMLTKYTHACVRLEKDGTSVVLDPGNFSEVEEAVSGAAAILITHEHADHFDRDRIATAVRADPTLEVYAPEGVAAQLREALDGDRAADRVHSVEPEQSYTIAGFSVQTFGGQHALIHPHIPVVRNIGYLINGALYHPGDSFIVPHGVQVQTLLVPVHAPWSKTAEVIDFVTAVRAPRAHQIHDALLNGTGLAMVEGHVSRLGKHYGTDFEHLEPGQSVEI
- a CDS encoding Fur family transcriptional regulator, whose translation is MSTEAGQPTRKGSEQRVTRQRRAVSATLDELDDFVSTQELYRKLHERGESASLATAYRILQSMADDGLVDVLRNGEGEAVYRRCAVEHHHHHLLCRRCGRAVEIEAPAVEQWAARVAQEHGYTDVAHTVEIYGLCPECAAANG